The Henckelia pumila isolate YLH828 chromosome 2, ASM3356847v2, whole genome shotgun sequence genome includes a window with the following:
- the LOC140882233 gene encoding putative disease resistance RPP13-like protein 1 produces MLDSIEYSQGFDWNHESSMVGFREDFLQIKDWLLGSAYHLEVMTIVGMTGTGKTTLTRNLFEHPAIDHIFKVHAWVSLSRTNNAQKIIKGILDSLRPIEDELDDKSIEQLADILYRSLKGKKYFIVLDDVWDIQVWDDIKRSFPNDNIKSRIILTTRLFEMDLEDRFSKIHHMSLLTPKMSWTLFCIKVFGDENCPQELEYAAEIILGNCGGIPLAIVVTGGLLSKVRRTRDDWQLIVRSIKATTTSEEQLKGILSLSYMYLPDHLRACIRSMIIFAEDYELSVPRIIRLWIDEGLVNQLGSKSPEEVAEEFLKDLIDRSFVVVCKPNRKGDADFCSVFGIWKDFFMAKNPDILQILLSTSNRSTTVERGTENLPRGYGEGVSMIVMEGQKGEIKCKENLGISMDVLFNNRYTKDCIRYCSLFSSAYEFTKDILVLQWIAQGGTIAGNSVFLEEACIQCFDILLKLKYIAPVGYVYDGLYKTKYKVGDEMNEFLQNHPVGSRVAKELDSSHVNVNVSKLEHLSLSFKFIDQINFGIIKKLSHLHTLIIHGCRSSVVKYLPSDLFLELKALRMLNFSGSHVNHLPSSIENSKALRFLDMSETSITYLPEKMCNLINLQTLKLDKCKSLAQLPNRTKELINLRHLILDVAGQLDSMPEGMGNLSELRTLRTFLVGKEDGHNINELKHMNKLNGSLRISNLENVKSPVKAADASLCRKQDLKKIEFWWADLRYEKNSIEEEILACLEPALGIQEIEVRYYNGGSFPSWISKPSFNELVSISLYECRYCDNLPSLGQLPSLKVLSVDGMNEVLEINNLFCGEQTDKNQPSFPMLEKLSFYAMPKLEKWTEIRIGDFPNLLDLIIESCQKFKCLPFLSHLNSLKCVQLRYCPELSCLPDGGFPSTLETLMVQDCPKLEGRCSKDKGEDWCKIAHVPAVYIDAVVKVKRNS; encoded by the exons ATGCTGGATTCCATTGAGTACTCTCAAGGATTTGATTGGAATCACGAAAGCTCTATGGTTGGATTCCGGGAAGACTTTTTACAAATTAAAGATTGGCTACTTGGATCAGCATATCATCTTGAAGTCATGACGATTGTTGGGATGACTGGAACCGGTAAGACTACTCTCACAAGAAATTTGTTTGAGCATCCAGCCATTGATCATATTTTCAAAGTTCATGCTTGGGTATCATTATCTCGAACAAATAATGCGCAAAAAATTATCAAGGGTATTCTGGATTCCTTGAGACCTATCGAAGATGAACTGGATGACAAGAGCATTGAACAATTAGCAGATATTCTATACAGAAGTTTAAAGGGTAAGAAGTACTTCATTGTATTGGATGATGTGTGGGATATCCAGGTCTGGGATGACATCAAAAGATCATTTCCTAATGATAATATCAAGAGCCGGATCATTCTGACAACTAGGCTGTTCGAGATGGATCTTGAAGACCGGTTTTCCAAGATTCATCACATGAGTCTTCTTACACCCAAAATGAGCTGGACTCTTTTTTGTATCAAAGTATTTGGGGACGAAAATTGCCCTCAGGAGCTTGAGTATGCTGCAGAAATTATTTTAGGGAATTGTGGAGGGATTCCCCTTGCAATTGTGGTGACTGGTGGCCTTCTCTCCAAAGTTAGGAGGACTAGAGATGACTGGCAGCTTATTGTGAGGTCGATTAAGGCAACCACAACTTCTGAGGAACAATTGAAGGGGATTCTCTCCTTGAGCTACATGTACTTGCCAGATCATCTGAGAGCATGCATCCGTTCCATGATAATCTTTGCAGAAGATTATGAACTCTCAGTCCCCCGAATCATCAGGCTTTGGATTGATGAGGGACTCGTAAATCAGCTTGGTTCTAAAAGTCCTGAAGAAGTGGCTGAGGAGTTTCTGAAAGATCTAATTGATAGAAGTTTCGTAGTGGTTTGCAAACCAAATAGAAAGGGTGATGCTGACTTCTGCAGCGTTTTTGGTATCTGGAAGGACTTCTTCATGGCTAAGAATCCAGATATTCTTCAG ATTTTGCTCTCAACTTCAAATCGAAGCACCACAGTGGAACGAGGTACGGAAAATCTTCCAAGAGGCTATGGTGAAGGTGTTTCCATGATAGTTATGGAAGGACAAAAAGGGGAAATTAAGTGCAAGGAAAATCTAGGAATATCGATGGACGTATTGTTTAACAACAGATACACGAAAGACTGCATTCGATATTGTTCATTATTTTCATCCGCATATGAATTCACCAAGGACATTCTCGTTTTGCAATGGATTGCTCAAGGGGGAACAATAGCAGGAAACAGTGTATTCCTCGAGGAAGCATGCATTCAGTGCTTTGATATATTGTTGAAGCTCAAATACATTGCTCCTGTTGGGTATGTTTATGATGGACTTTATAAAACAAAGTACAAAGTTGGTGATGAGATGAATGAATTCCTTCAAAATCACCCCGTAGGATCTCGGGTTGCGAAAGAATTGGATAGTAGCCATGTGAATGTCAATGTGTCTAAACTCGAACATTTGTCCTTGTCCTTTAAGTTCATCGACCAAATCAATTTTGGGATCATAAAAAAGTTGAGCCATCTTCATACTCTCATAATTCATGGTTGCCGTAGTTCTGTTGTTAAATACTTACCTTCTGATTTGTTTCTGGAGCTAAAGGCATTAAGGATGTTAAATTTCAGTGGTTCTCATGTCAATCACTTGCCGAGCTCTATTGAAAATTCAAAGGCGTTGCGATTTCTTGATATGTCCGAGACATCAATTACATATTTGCCTGAGAAAATGTGCAATCTCATCAATCTGCAGACCTTAAAACTTGACAAATGTAAGTCCCTCGCTCAACTGCCTAATCGTACGAAAGAATTGATTAACCTGCGCCATTTGATTCTTGATGTTGCTGGCCAGTTGGACTCAATGCCAGAAGGTATGGGAAATCTGTCAGAGTTACGCACTTTAAGGACATTTTTGGTTGGCAAAGAAGATGGTCATAACATAAATGAATTGAAACACATGAACAAATTGAATGGATCACTTCGGATTTCGAATCTTGAAAATGTTAAATCTCCTGTTAAGGCTGCAGATGCTTCTCTTTGCCGCAAACAAGACCTCAAGAAAATAGAATTTTGGTGGGCGGATCTTCGATATGAGAAGAATTCAATTGAAGAGGAAATACTAGCATGTCTTGAACCAGCTTTGGGCATCCAAGAGATAGAAGTACGCTATTATAATGGTGGAAGTTTCCCGAGTTGGATAAGCAAACCGTCTTTTAATGAATTGGTTAGTATAAGCCTCTACGAGTGTAGATATTGTGACAACCTTCCATCTCTTGGACAATTGCCATCTCTAAAGGTTCTCAGCGTTGATGGAATGAATGAGGTGCTAGAAATCAACAACCTCTTTTGTGGTGAACAAACCGATAAGAATCAACCCTCGTTTCCTATGCTCGAGAAACTGTCATTTTATGCCATGCCCAAATTGGAAAAATGGACAGAAATAAGAATCGGTGATTTTCCCAATCTCTTGGATCTCATTATCGAATCGTGTCAGAAATTCAAGTGCCTTCCTTTTTTGTCACATTTGAACTCTCTTAAGTGTGTGCAATTGCGCTATTGTCCTGAACTTTCATGTTTGCCTGATGGTGGATTTCCATCCACCCTTGAAACATTAATGGTCCAAGATTGTCCCAAATTAGAAGGACGTTGCAGCAAAGATAAAGGTGAAGATTGGTGCAAGATTGCTCATGTGCCTGCTGTTTATATCGATGCCGTGGTGAAGGTGAAGCGAAATAGTTGA